One region of Danio aesculapii chromosome 7, fDanAes4.1, whole genome shotgun sequence genomic DNA includes:
- the anxa2b gene encoding annexin A2b: MALVSEYLTKLTLSYGGEREPKCPTVVAAYDFNPEVDAAKIETAIKTKGVDEQTIIDILTRRSYLQRSEIAFEYEKRAKKDLVSALKGALSGSLEHLILGLMKSTAQYDAFELKASMKGLGTDEESLIEMVCSRNKEELAEIKKVYREMFKKELEKDISGDTSGDFAKLLLALAQGKREEQSSVVDYEKIDNDARTLYETGVKRKGTDVVTWISIFSERSVSHLQKVFERYKRYSPYDIKESIRMEVKGDLEKSFLTLVECLENKHLYFASRLSDAMKGKSVKDKIITRIIVSRCEVDLMKVRIEFKRNFGRSLHQTISEHTKGDYQRALLNLVGGED, translated from the exons ATGGCTTTAGTGTCTGAATATCTGACGAAGCTCACACTGAGTTATGGAGGG GAGAGAGAACCTAAGTGCCCTACAGTAGTGGCAGCTTATGATTTTAACCCAGAGGTGGATGCAGCCAAAATAGAGACCGCCATCAAAACCAAAG GTGTTGACGAGCAGACAATCATTGACATTCTGACAAGACGCAGTTACTTGCAAAGGAGCGAAATTGCATTTGAGTATGAAAAGCGAGCAAAGaag GATTTGGTGAGTGCCCTGAAGGGGGCGCTCTCTGGCTCTCTGGAGCATTTGATTCTGGGCTTGATGAAGAGCACAGCGCAGTATGATGCTTTTGAATTAAAAGCGTCAATGAAG GGTCTGGGTACCGATGAAGAGAGTCTGATTGAGATGGTTTGTTCTCGCAATAAAGAGGAGCTGGCGGAGATCAAGAAGGTTTACCGAGAAA TGTTTAAGAAGGAGTTGGAAAAGGATATTTCTGGAGACACATCTGGAGATTTCGCTAAACTGCTCTTGGCCCTTGCACAG GGTAAGAGAGAAGAGCAGAGTAGCGTTGTGGATTATGAGAAGATTGACAATGATGCAAGA ACTCTTTATGAAACCGGAGTAAAGCGAAAGGGAACAGATGTAGTCACCTGGATCTCCATCTTCTCCGAGAGGAGTGTTTCACACTTGCAGAAAG TGTTTGAAAGGTACAAGAGGTACAGTCCATACGACATCAAGGAGAGCATTCGAATGGAGGTGAAAGGAGATCTGGAGAAATCCTTCCTCACACTAG TTGAATGCTTGGAAAATAAACATCTGTATTTCGCCAGCAGACTCAGTGACGCCATGAAG GGGAAAAGTGTGAAAGACAAGATAATAACCCGCATCATCGTCTCCCGCTGTGAAGTGGATCTGATGAAGGTCCGCATAGAGTTCAAGAGGAATTTTGGAAGATCTCTGCACCAGACAATTTCA gAGCACACTAAGGGTGACTATCAGAGAGCTCTGCTGAATCTCGTTGGAGGAGAAGATTAA